One Tomitella gaofuii DNA segment encodes these proteins:
- a CDS encoding DUF3558 domain-containing protein — protein MAACGGQGGPADGARAAEPSESASPAPSAGVPAEPGPALGMCGSVTDAELAATTEITLPLTAVRDTVGCQWDVGLVDLGSHVSFTWYRGSPIGRERAIDGAVGRVVQDVTVAGQPGFSSQADSSLCEVGVQYGADFFLWSVSYGVDEPSPPTGGVCDVAMTLATMTAERAG, from the coding sequence GTGGCGGCGTGCGGCGGGCAGGGGGGACCGGCCGATGGTGCGCGTGCGGCGGAACCGTCGGAATCGGCATCGCCTGCACCCTCTGCCGGCGTGCCCGCGGAGCCCGGCCCGGCGTTGGGAATGTGCGGTTCCGTCACCGACGCCGAGTTGGCCGCGACCACGGAGATCACCTTGCCGCTGACGGCGGTGCGCGACACTGTCGGCTGCCAATGGGATGTCGGGCTGGTCGATCTGGGATCGCACGTGAGCTTCACCTGGTACCGGGGCAGCCCCATCGGCCGTGAACGCGCAATCGACGGCGCGGTAGGACGTGTCGTGCAGGACGTGACAGTCGCCGGACAGCCCGGCTTCTCCTCGCAGGCCGATTCGTCGCTGTGCGAGGTGGGGGTCCAGTACGGTGCGGACTTCTTCCTCTGGTCGGTCTCCTACGGGGTGGACGAGCCCAGTCCGCCGACGGGAGGCGTGTGCGACGTGGCGATGACGTTGGCGACGATGACGGCGGAGCGTGCCGGATGA
- a CDS encoding DUF3558 domain-containing protein, with amino-acid sequence MIAHLRPLRTLRAQRAARRRGVLAALAACLFAAGCTQAIPGEATVARAGTGPAGEEYVNLLRECTVVPMEAIAEAVGVLNVYSTFSGAVCRWSSLDGDTDVQLNWFESGTVDREKAVAERLGYAVETVRISGASAYVMRPPDDPASCGAVARAGDAGVVGWWVHGARVDPCAAARTLVELSINRAL; translated from the coding sequence ATGATCGCGCATCTCCGGCCACTGCGCACCCTGCGTGCGCAGCGTGCGGCGCGCCGGCGGGGCGTGCTCGCGGCGCTCGCCGCCTGCCTGTTCGCGGCGGGGTGCACGCAGGCGATCCCGGGTGAGGCGACGGTGGCCCGTGCGGGCACGGGCCCCGCCGGCGAAGAGTACGTCAACCTGCTGAGGGAATGCACCGTGGTCCCGATGGAGGCGATCGCCGAGGCGGTGGGTGTGCTGAACGTGTACTCCACCTTTTCGGGCGCAGTATGCCGATGGTCATCGCTCGACGGGGATACCGACGTTCAGCTGAACTGGTTCGAAAGCGGCACGGTGGACCGGGAGAAGGCGGTGGCGGAGCGGCTCGGCTATGCGGTGGAGACGGTGCGCATCTCCGGGGCGTCGGCCTACGTCATGCGACCGCCCGATGATCCCGCGTCCTGCGGTGCGGTGGCGCGCGCGGGCGACGCCGGCGTGGTCGGCTGGTGGGTGCACGGGGCGCGGGTGGACCCCTGCGCTGCGGCGCGCACGCTGGTGGAACTGAGTATCAACCGCGCACTGTGA
- a CDS encoding PaaI family thioesterase — protein sequence MTFDARQTPLLDPVNAALGVRLREQGQGGLVYEQALGARFHDHRGLSTLGSVGVLLDTAVAGTVYAALPSGKRSVAASLTVSSAGPVPAAGTVAVYGRIENLDTDAGIGVASGSLRDEDGTVCAIVSARGVVVDRNFDHGAESGAPELPPVTEPASGEDLRGRLGLDVVQGIALGEIPRGAMAELMGLEVRIVETGTITAVLAPQEWMANSMGTLQGGILLAAADLICGLAAETATDPGEAYRVLDLRTDFVRSPAVTGPDIRLEANVVRVGRRIELVEARIATDDGRLLTRASASVLRM from the coding sequence GTGACTTTCGATGCACGGCAGACCCCGCTCCTGGACCCCGTCAACGCCGCGCTGGGCGTACGGCTACGGGAGCAGGGCCAGGGCGGGCTGGTGTACGAGCAGGCGCTGGGGGCGCGCTTCCACGACCACCGGGGGCTGTCCACGCTCGGCTCGGTGGGGGTGCTGTTGGACACCGCGGTCGCCGGCACGGTGTACGCGGCGCTGCCGTCCGGCAAGCGGTCCGTCGCCGCGTCGCTCACCGTCTCGTCGGCAGGCCCCGTCCCCGCTGCGGGGACGGTCGCCGTCTACGGACGCATCGAGAATCTGGACACCGACGCGGGGATCGGCGTGGCCTCCGGCTCGCTGCGCGACGAGGACGGGACGGTGTGCGCGATCGTCAGCGCGCGCGGGGTCGTGGTGGATCGGAACTTCGACCACGGGGCGGAGTCCGGCGCGCCCGAGCTGCCGCCCGTCACCGAGCCGGCGTCGGGGGAGGATCTGCGCGGTCGGCTGGGGCTCGACGTGGTGCAGGGCATCGCGCTGGGCGAGATCCCCCGCGGGGCGATGGCGGAGCTCATGGGGCTCGAGGTGCGGATCGTCGAGACCGGGACCATCACCGCCGTCCTCGCTCCGCAGGAGTGGATGGCCAACAGTATGGGCACCCTCCAGGGTGGGATCCTGTTGGCGGCGGCGGACCTGATCTGCGGGCTCGCCGCCGAGACCGCGACGGACCCGGGCGAGGCGTACCGCGTGCTGGACCTGCGCACCGACTTCGTGCGCTCGCCGGCGGTCACCGGCCCCGACATCCGGCTCGAGGCCAATGTGGTGCGCGTGGGGCGCCGGATCGAGCTGGTGGAGGCACGCATCGCCACCGACGACGGACGGCTGCTGACGCGCGCCTCCGCATCGGTGCTGCGCATGTGA
- a CDS encoding TetR/AcrR family transcriptional regulator, with amino-acid sequence MTAEPSTGAGQADGRSTRWAGHKAERRERILAAAVEVISESADDVGVQAIARRAGIPRSVVYRHFSGRGDLDEQIRERIIGMLLETISPTLTPQGTVREAIDDAVSAYMRWIVESPRLHQFLGVGSASHRTVGSRVVTGTKTAIAVRLSDLIAEVLAALGKPADIAETLAFGVTGLVDSAVNRWLGNPASPLTIDRLGDFLRVAIWQVLDGALRGAGVVIDPDAPVADLAPTA; translated from the coding sequence ATGACGGCAGAACCCAGCACCGGCGCCGGGCAGGCCGACGGGCGCTCCACCCGATGGGCCGGCCACAAAGCGGAACGGCGCGAACGCATCCTCGCCGCGGCGGTGGAGGTCATCAGCGAATCCGCCGACGACGTGGGCGTGCAGGCCATCGCGCGGCGCGCCGGAATCCCCCGTTCCGTCGTCTACCGGCACTTCTCCGGCCGCGGGGACCTCGACGAGCAGATCCGTGAGCGCATCATCGGAATGCTGCTCGAGACGATCTCGCCCACGCTGACCCCGCAGGGCACCGTCCGGGAGGCCATCGACGACGCCGTCTCCGCATACATGCGCTGGATCGTCGAATCGCCCCGGCTGCACCAATTCCTCGGAGTCGGGTCGGCGTCGCACCGCACGGTGGGATCACGCGTGGTGACCGGGACCAAGACGGCCATCGCCGTGCGCCTGTCGGACCTGATCGCCGAGGTGCTCGCAGCGCTGGGCAAGCCCGCCGACATCGCCGAGACGCTCGCCTTCGGCGTGACCGGTCTGGTGGACTCGGCCGTCAACCGGTGGCTGGGCAATCCCGCGTCCCCGCTCACCATCGACCGGCTCGGGGACTTCCTGCGCGTCGCCATCTGGCAGGTCCTCGACGGCGCGCTGCGCGGCGCCGGCGTGGTCATCGATCCGGACGCGCCCGTCGCGGACCTGGCGCCCACCGCCTGA